One genomic region from Vanacampus margaritifer isolate UIUO_Vmar chromosome 2, RoL_Vmar_1.0, whole genome shotgun sequence encodes:
- the LOC144042765 gene encoding uncharacterized protein LOC144042765 isoform X1, which yields MYARTNTGSSHGDFPDRNGVNYVTSTESFGHCSQLFWKKDPHDSSSTINWCDQLPSSSAALSSSSLSSASLSSSSLSLESRAPVPATSASDDMDSDERPYVCDLCNCAYKHASSLLNHKLTHKTGDFRCDFCSKPYTNYMSLRNHMRIHGQKRYMCDRCGKAFRLARYLRNHQRIHDDGPNRFDCPSCSKSYRTMLELAQHRCSAATPTQSGSRRSNFSSTPRRQQQRQQQQQQNSASSIMSSQHGGHNQQEPLPSHCVSPMSQGGQSGGVSSQSVPDPHQGRASTVSSQSSQANMRSSSSSKHISSSSTTATSSYSLLQPLVPEVKEMSLGYTRLSANLMPKHQDTFSLTPQRPLTTINPIGHSLHANGATTLKPSPVPRTIQAMPWEQRSLYNQ from the exons ATGTATGCTAGGACTAATACCGGCAGCTCACATGGAGATTTTCCTGACAGAAATGGAGTGAATTATGTGACATCGACAGAGTCTTTCGGCCATTGCTCCCAATTGTTCTGGAAAAAGGATCCACACGAC TCGAGTTCGACCATCAACTGGTGTGATCAACTTCCTTCATCGTCAGCTGCACTCTCAAGCTCCAGTCTATCTTCAGCCTCTCTCTCCAGTTCCAGCCTGTCCTTAGAATCCAGAGCACCAGTACCAGCAACATCCGCATCAGATGACATGGATTCAGATGAGAGGCCGTATGTATGTGACTTATGCAACTGCGCCTACAAACATGCCAGCTCCTTGCTCAACCACAAGCTCACGCACAAGACTGGAGACTTCAG ATGCGACTTTTGCAGCAAGCCCTACACCAACTACATGTCTTTGCGTAACCATATGCGAATACATGGTCAGAAGCGCTACATGTGTGATCGTTGTGGGAAGGCCTTTCGTTTGGCACGATATCTCCGCAACCACCAGAGGATACATGATGATGGACCAAACCGCTTTGACTGTCCTTCCTGCTCCAAGAGTTACAGGACAATGCTAGAGCTGGCTCAACACCGTTGTAGTGCTGCAACACCCACCCAG TCTGGCAGTCGTCGTTCAAATTTCTCTTCTACACCTCGCCGTCAGCAGCAgcggcaacagcagcagcagcagaacagTGCATCCTCCATAATGTCATCGCAGCATGGAGGACACAATCAACAGGAACCTTTGCCTTCCCACTGCGTTTCTCCTATGTCCCAGGGAGGCCAGAGTGGTGGAGTGAGCAGCCAGTCTGTCCCTGACCCACACCAG GGCCGGGCCAGTACTGTGTCGTCCCAGAGCAGCCAGGCAAATATGAGgagttcctcctcctccaaacACATATCCTCTTCCAGCACTACAGCAACATCCTCCTACTCTCTGCTCCAGCCCCTGGTGCCTGAGGTAAAGGAGATGAGCTTGGGATACACTAGGCTGAGCGCCAATCTCATG CCGAAGCACCAGGACACTTTCTCGTTAACCCCTCAGCGACCCCTCACCACGATCAACCCCATTGGCCACTCCCTCCATGCAAATGGAGCAACAACACTCAAGCCTTCGCCAGTGCCACGTACCATCCAGGCTATGCCCTGGGAGCAGCGCTCACTCTACAATCAATAA
- the LOC144042765 gene encoding uncharacterized protein LOC144042765 isoform X2, translating to MYARTNTGSSHGDFPDRNGVNYVTSTESFGHCSQLFWKKDPHDSSSTINWCDQLPSSSAALSSSSLSSASLSSSSLSLESRAPVPATSASDDMDSDERPYVCDLCNCAYKHASSLLNHKLTHKTGDFRCDFCSKPYTNYMSLRNHMRIHGQKRYMCDRCGKAFRLARYLRNHQRIHDDGPNRFDCPSCSKSYRTMLELAQHRCSAATPTQSGSRRSNFSSTPRRQQQRQQQQQQNSASSIMSSQHGGHNQQEPLPSHCVSPMSQGGQSGGVSSQSVPDPHQGRASTVSSQSSQANMRSSSSSKHISSSSTTATSSYSLLQPLVPEPKHQDTFSLTPQRPLTTINPIGHSLHANGATTLKPSPVPRTIQAMPWEQRSLYNQ from the exons ATGTATGCTAGGACTAATACCGGCAGCTCACATGGAGATTTTCCTGACAGAAATGGAGTGAATTATGTGACATCGACAGAGTCTTTCGGCCATTGCTCCCAATTGTTCTGGAAAAAGGATCCACACGAC TCGAGTTCGACCATCAACTGGTGTGATCAACTTCCTTCATCGTCAGCTGCACTCTCAAGCTCCAGTCTATCTTCAGCCTCTCTCTCCAGTTCCAGCCTGTCCTTAGAATCCAGAGCACCAGTACCAGCAACATCCGCATCAGATGACATGGATTCAGATGAGAGGCCGTATGTATGTGACTTATGCAACTGCGCCTACAAACATGCCAGCTCCTTGCTCAACCACAAGCTCACGCACAAGACTGGAGACTTCAG ATGCGACTTTTGCAGCAAGCCCTACACCAACTACATGTCTTTGCGTAACCATATGCGAATACATGGTCAGAAGCGCTACATGTGTGATCGTTGTGGGAAGGCCTTTCGTTTGGCACGATATCTCCGCAACCACCAGAGGATACATGATGATGGACCAAACCGCTTTGACTGTCCTTCCTGCTCCAAGAGTTACAGGACAATGCTAGAGCTGGCTCAACACCGTTGTAGTGCTGCAACACCCACCCAG TCTGGCAGTCGTCGTTCAAATTTCTCTTCTACACCTCGCCGTCAGCAGCAgcggcaacagcagcagcagcagaacagTGCATCCTCCATAATGTCATCGCAGCATGGAGGACACAATCAACAGGAACCTTTGCCTTCCCACTGCGTTTCTCCTATGTCCCAGGGAGGCCAGAGTGGTGGAGTGAGCAGCCAGTCTGTCCCTGACCCACACCAG GGCCGGGCCAGTACTGTGTCGTCCCAGAGCAGCCAGGCAAATATGAGgagttcctcctcctccaaacACATATCCTCTTCCAGCACTACAGCAACATCCTCCTACTCTCTGCTCCAGCCCCTGGTGCCTGAG CCGAAGCACCAGGACACTTTCTCGTTAACCCCTCAGCGACCCCTCACCACGATCAACCCCATTGGCCACTCCCTCCATGCAAATGGAGCAACAACACTCAAGCCTTCGCCAGTGCCACGTACCATCCAGGCTATGCCCTGGGAGCAGCGCTCACTCTACAATCAATAA